One Cydia fagiglandana chromosome 11, ilCydFagi1.1, whole genome shotgun sequence genomic region harbors:
- the LOC134668955 gene encoding activating transcription factor of chaperone, producing MSASVWDWSLASADGLLTNEECSLLLDTDLLNDDDILKSFPSAATKIESGEFVLQDDLSSLYPPSPPEAKPSRAELANDLLQQLESQCKQENIFSNWLEEKVDLPIFENITQAAEPVEVPALYLAPLPAAGPQPTEELLREFETVYGAVELTHLTPPQSPPGPATQLLLSYAQAQHAPAPHEPWPQQQQSPQHLTAPADYERELQAVEELVRHRASQLASPQPSAGSASASPRSSPSSSPRSSTDDDWSLPHGSRPKPYSRGGDDRRSRKKEQNKNAATRYRQKKKAEIEVLLGEEQELRARHGELDTKCADLQREIRYLKSLMRDLFKAKGLIK from the exons aTATACTTAAGAGCTTTCCAAGCGCTGCGACGAAGATCGAATCTGGCGAGTTCGTCCTGCAGGACGACCTGTCCAGCCTGTATCCACCCTCGCCGCCCGAGGCCAAGCCCAGCCGCGCCGAGCTCGCCAACGATCTGTTGCAGCAGCTAGAGAGCCAGTGCAAACAAG AAAACATATTCTCCAACTGGCTGGAGGAGAAGGTAGACCTGCCAATATTCGAGAACATCACGCAAGCGGCGGAGCCCGTGGAGGTTCCGGCCTTGTACCTGGCACCCCTGCCCGCGGCCGGCCCGCAGCCCACCGAGGAGCTGCTGCGCGAGTTCGAGACCGTGTACGGCGCTGTCGAGCTCACGCACCTCACGCCGCCGCAGAGCCCGCCCGGGCCCGCCACGCAGCTGCTGCTCAGCTACGCGCAGGCGCAgcacgcgcccgcgccgcacgaGCCGTGGCCGCAGCAGCAGCAGTCGCCGCAGCACCTGACCGCGCCCGCCGACTACGAACGCGAGCTGCAGGCCGTGGAGGAGCTCGTCCGCCACCGCGCCTCGCAGCTCGCCTCGCCGCAGCCGTCGGCCGGCAGCGCCAGCGCCTCCCCGCGTTCGTCGCCCTCCTCGTCGCCGCGCTCCTCCACCGACGACGACTGGTCGCTGCCGCACGGGTCGCGCCCAAAGCCCTACTCGCGCGGCGGCGACGACCGCCGCTCGCGCAAGAAGGAGCAGAACAAGAATGCGGCCACGCGCTACCGCCAGAAGAAGAAGGCCGAGATCGAGGTGCTGCTGGGCGAGGAGCAGGAGCTGCGCGCGCGCCACGGCGAGCTGGACACCAAGTGCGCCGACCTGCAGCGCGAGATCCGCTACCTCAAGAGCCTCATGCGCGACCTCTTCAAGGCCAAAGGTCTCATCAAATAA